A single genomic interval of Anopheles marshallii chromosome 2, idAnoMarsDA_429_01, whole genome shotgun sequence harbors:
- the LOC128717990 gene encoding uncharacterized protein LOC128717990, whose amino-acid sequence MLVQYAISGLLVIVGQCIREINGEYQTSLTFNDILPEDPKLYDKMRPPKKEGQPTSVAFHVTVMGLDSIDENSMTYAADIFFAQTWKDHRLRLPENMTSEYRLLEVDWLKNMWRPDSFFKNAKSVTFQTMTIPNHYMWLYKDKTILYMVKLTLKLSCAMNFLIYPHDTQECKLQMESLSHTTDDLVFQWDEEVPLVVDEHIELPQLALVKNYTADCTQVYSTGNFTCLEVVFVLKRRLGYYLFHTYIPTCLIVIMSWVSFWIKPEAAPARVTLGVTSLLTLSTQHAKSQASLPPVSYLKAVDAFMSVCTVFVFMALMEYCLVNIVLGDSDPPTPKPHPPKMDKFFDFTAKNGKRNSKSHEHTHEMPITTFQRQESTLLLSPVPHIQTIPPPPCKPASAIPKLTPAQMRLKRAINIDRFSRMFFPFLFTLLNVTYWIMFYEVLAANQVVYNLRALIYTNHVSRRTKLRQYGSYIVPVQAVPEISDDEDDTHPNIDTPSLFRWRHQARVERMQEQEKTKETIEKKKQTTVEKLKQAKEKLQRKEGNLDELKKIIDELEREQERVRQEEDELRKKEKMQPWNVDTISKPGFAKTVINKSAINRKEEELTDEQKEMNLREFIKKYEKQMKQFGMMRKYDDSKKFLQDNHHLVCEDTPNYLVIWCIELEMQEKHELMAHVAHQCICMQYILDISKQLEVDPRACVASFFQRIQEAETEYKNQFLGEIEAFKERIRKRAQEKLQKLIEEQEEEERKARLGPGGLDPVEVFESLPEELQKCFETRDIGMLQEAMAKLPPEEARVHLQRCIDSGLWVPDAKSAAAATSGAGVEDEAQEPVYVEKVIPRFTTQFHGRHQRNRKRIQDIPVSAHSAMSRIFNSETMRFEGTMHEPKRNRNVFLDVKPIQEDNGANSTGQVRRNATVFNNRVGFPPLTPKEAFVNTVATTSQTNMVYESSKPIYLVLRAIGVFPYTRLASGETAFILASPSMVYCVTFFLLLTVYIAFILLNRIEIVRTLEGRFEESVIAYLFIVNILPILIIPLMWYESRKVVSVVNGWVDFETVYRKTSGRALELKLRTKAQVVAILLPILCSLSVAITHVTMVDFKLLQVIPYCVLDTITYMMGGYWYLACETLSITAKILAEDFQRALRHVGPAAKVSEYRSLWLRLSKLARDTGFSTCYTFTFICLYLFFIITLSIYGLMSQISDGFGVKDIGLAVTAFCSVGLLFYICDEAHYASFNVRTNFQKKLLMVELSWMNTDAQTEINMFLRATEMNPSSINLGGFFDVNRTLFKSLLATMVTYLVVLLQFQISIPDEPSAMLMHGNTSHF is encoded by the exons ATGCTGGTGCAGTATGCGATAAGTGGACTGCTGGTGATAGTGGGACAATGCATCCGAGAAATCAATGGCGAGTATCA AACCAGCCTCACCTTCAACGATATCCTGCCCGAGGATCCGAAGCTGTACGATAAAATGCGACCGCCGAAAAAGGAAGGCCAGCCGACGAGCGTTGCCTTCCACGTGACCGTGATGGGGTTGGATTCGATCGACGAAAACTCGATGACCTACGCGGCCGACATCTTTTTCGCACAAACGTGGAAAGATCACCGGTTGCGGTTGCCGGAAAACATGACGTCCGAGTACCGGTTGCTGGAGGTGGACTGGCTGAAGAACATGTGGCGGCCGGATTCGTTCTTCAAGAATGCGAAATCGGTCACCTTCCAGACGATGACGATCCCGAACCATTACATGTGGCTGTACAAGGACAAAACGATCCTGTACATGGTGAAGCTGACGTTGAAGCTGTCCTGTGCGATGAACTTCTTGATCTATCCGCACGACACGCAGGAATGCAAGCTGCAGATGGAAAGCC TGTCTCACACGACAGACGACTTGGTGTTCCAGTGGGACGAGGAGGTGCCGTTGGTTGTGGACGAGCACATCGAGTTGCCCCAGCTGGCGTTGGTGAAAAACTATACGGCCGACTGTACCCAGGTGTACTCGACCGGGAACTTCACCTGCCTGGAGGTAGTGTTCGTGTTGAAGCGTCGTCTCGGGTACTACCTGTTCCACACCTACATCCCAACCTGCCTGATCGTCATTATGTCG TGGGTTTCGTTCTGGATCAAACCGGAAGCAGCGCCGGCCCGGGTCACGCTTGGCGTAACGTCTCTGCTCACGCTCAGCACCCAGCACGCGAAATCGCAAGCTTCCTTACCGCCGGTATCGTACCTAAAGGCGGTCGATGCGTTCATGTCCGTCTGTACCGTGTTCGTGTTTATGGCGCTGATGGAGTACTGTCTGGTTAACATCGTGCTGGGTGATTCGGATCCACCGACACCGAAACCCCATCCGCCCAAGATGGATAAATTTTTCGACTTCACCGCCAAAAACGGGAAGCGCAACAGTAAGTCGCATGAGCATACGCACGAGATGCCGATCACCACGTTTCAGCGGCAGGAAAGCACACTGCTGCTATCGCCGGTCCCGCACATCCAGACGATACCACCGCCACCCTGCAAACCGGCCTCGGCCATACCGAAGCTAACGCCGGCCCAGATGCGACTGAAGCGAGCGATCaacatcgatcgattttcgCGTATGTTTTTCCCGTTTCTGTTCACGCTGCTGAACGTCACGTACTGGATCATGTTCTACGA ggtgtTGGCTGCCAACCAGGTTGTCTACAATCTGAGGGCACTGATCTACACAAACCAcgtgtcgcgacgaacgaagctgagACAATATGGATCTTACATTGTACcggtacaggcagtccccgag atcTCGGACGATGAGGACGATACTCATCCAAATATCGATACGCCATCGCTTTTCCGCTGGCGGCATCAGGCCCGCGTCGAGCGGATGCAGGAGCAAGAGAAAACGAAGGAAACGATagaaaagaagaagcaaacgaCCGTGGAAAAGCTAAAGCAGGCGAAAGAGAAGCTGCAGCGAAAGGAAGGCAATCTAGACGAGCTAAAGAAAATCATTGATGAGCTGGAAAGGGAACAAGAGCGCGTGAGGCAGGAAGAAGATGAGCTGCGCAAGAAGGAAAAGATGCAACCATGGAACGTGGACACGATCAGTAAGCCGGGCTTCGCCAAGACGGTCATCAACAAGAGTGCAATAAATCGAAAGGAGGAAGAGCTGACCGACGAACAGAAGGAGATGAATCTGAGGGAATTTATCAAAAAGTACGAGAAGCAGATGAAGCAATTCGGCATGATGCGGAAGTACGATGATTCGAAAAAGTTCCTGCAGGATAATCACCATCTGGTATGTGAGGATACGCCCAACTATCTCGTCATTTGGTGCATCGAGCTGGAGATGCAGGAAAAGCACGAACTGATGGCACACGTGGCGCACCAGTGCATCTGCATGCAGTACATCTTGGACATTTCGAAACAGCTCGAGGTAGACCCGAGGGCCTGCGTGGCGTCTTTCTTTCAGCGCATTCAGGAGGCGGAAACCGAGTACAAGAATCAGTTCTTGGGTGAAATTGAAGCGTTTAAAGAGCGCATCCGCAAGCGAGCGCAGGAGAAACTGCAGAAGCTTATCGAGGagcaggaggaggaggaacgTAAGGCGAGGCTCGGTCCGGGTGGGTTGGATCCGGTGGAGGTGTTTGAATCGCTGCCCGAGGAGCTACAGAAGTGCTTTGAGACGCGCGACATCGGCATGCTGCAGGAAGCGATGGCCAAACTGCCACCGGAGGAAGCTCGCGTACACCTGCAGCGCTGCATAGATTCAGGCCTATGGGTACCGGATGCGAAGAGCGCTGCCGCAGCCACATCCGGGGCTGGTGTTGAAGATGAAGCGCAGGAACCGGTGTACGTGGAG AAAGTGATCCCAAGATTCACGACGCAGTTCCACGGAAGACATCAACGCAATCGGAAACGGATTCAAGACATCCCTGTGTCGGCCCATTCAGCAATGAGTCGCATCTTTAACTCGGAAACGATGCGCTTCGAGGGTACGATGCACGAACCGAAGCGAAATCGTAACGTGTTTCTCGATGTGAAACCCATCCAGGAAGACAATGGTGCAAACTCCACGGGACAGGTCAGACGAAATGCAACCGTGTTTAACAATCGGGTTGGCTTTCCACCGCTTACACCAAAGGAAGCGTTCGTGAATACGGTGGCCACTACCAGCCAAACG AACATGGTGTACGAGAGTTCGAAACCAATCTACTTGGTGCTGCGTGCCATCGGAGTGTTTCCCTATACGCGGCTGGCTTCGGGTGAGACCGCGTTCATTTTGGCCTCGCCCTCCATGGTGTACTGTGTGacgtttttccttctgcttaCCGTGTACATCGCATTCATTCTGCTCAATCGCATCGAAATCGTACGCACGCTCGAGGGTCGCTTCGAGGAGTCCGTTATTGCGTACCTGTTCATCGTGAACATCCTGCCGATCCTGATCATACCGCTGATGTGGTACGAATCGCGCAAGGTCGTGTCGGTGGTGAATGGGTGGGTCGATTTCGAAACGGTCTACCGGAAAACGTCCGGCCGTGCGTTGGAGCTGAAGCTTCGCACCAAGGCGCAGGTGGTCGCCATCTTGCTACCGATCCTGTGCTCCCTCTCGGTCGCCATTACGCATGTGACGATGGTGGACTTTAAGTTGCTACAGGTCATTCCGTACTGTGTGCTCGACACGATCACCTACATGATGGGTGGTTACTGGTATTTGGCGTGCGAGACGCTCAGCATTACGGCGAAGATCCTGGCGGAAGATTTTCAGCGCGCCCTACGCCATGTGGGCCCGGCGGCTAAGGTGTCCGAGTACCGGTCGCTGTGGTTGCGCCTCAGTAAGCTGGCCCGTGACACAGGATTCTCCACGTGCTACACCTTCACCTTCATCTGTCTGTACCTGTTCTTTATTATAACGCTCTCGATCTACGGGCTGATGTCGCAAATCTCGGACGGGTTCGGGGTGAAAGATATAGGGCTTGCTGTGACCGCGTTCTGTAGCGTTGGCTTGCTGTTCTACATCTGCGATGAGGCCCACTATGCGTCGTTTAACGTGCGTACCAACTTCCAGAAGAAGCTACTAATGGTTGAGCTGAGCTGGATGAACACGGATGCGCAGACCGAGATCAACATGTTTTTGCGTGCGACCGAGATGAACCCATCCAGCATTAATTTGGGAGGGTTTTTTGATGTTAACCGTACGCTGTTTAAATCG CTGCTTGCAACGATGGTTACGTACTTGGTGGTGTTGCTTCAGTTCCAGATCAGCATTCCGGATGAACCGAGTGCCATGTTGATGCATGGGAACACGTCACATTTTTAG
- the LOC128709499 gene encoding LOW QUALITY PROTEIN: odorant receptor 85c-like (The sequence of the model RefSeq protein was modified relative to this genomic sequence to represent the inferred CDS: inserted 2 bases in 1 codon), producing the protein MEPSGGLVQFESFIRVPEIFFAMIGVAGYGEPKRTLRAHLKQALFWSSCANTGFCLIIEHIYFVKAAGNFTNFLQLTALAPCMGFTALSFVKIMTIRLNETKLTDMLHRLDALFPKTNVLQERYGVFQYNRESEVVMKSFSILYMILIWMFNLLPLVSMVEGYFADGSWHKQLPYFMWYWYDWHQPGYFEVTFLHQNWGGFVSAVFYLSTDLMFCAIVLLICLQFDIVAYRLKHALPDDHQELTECVRIHQTVIELCSELERMFSPSLLVNFLSSSVIICLVGFQATADITRADLFKFVLFLVSSLVQVFLLCYYGNKLIVASSQIPYSAFEGQWIGASVSYQRSLLFVMLRSTTVQKLTALKFSVVSLASYSKVLXAFLSNLGFVDNDAKYALRSYPTDTKHIVLVLHTAESYVRTK; encoded by the exons ATGGAACCATCGGGCGGTTTGGTACAATTTGAATCGTTCATCCGTGTGCCGGAAATATTCTTCGCCATGATCGGTGTGGCGGGGTACGGTGAACCGAAGCGGACGCTTCGGGCACACCTGAAGCAGGCACTGTTCTGGTCATCGTGTGCCAATACCGGCTTCTGTCTCATCATTGAGCATATCTACTTCGTGAAAGCGGCCGGTAACTTTACCAACTTTCTGCAACTGACTGCTTTGGCACCGTGCATGGGCTTTACGGCGCTTTCCTTCGTCAAGATCATGACCATCAGGCTGAACGAGACGAAGCTAACGGACATGCTGCACCGACTGGACGCACTGTTCCCGAAGACGAACGTGCTGCAGGAACGGTACGGCGTGTTCCAGTACAACCGTGAGTCGGAGGTCGTGATGAAATCTTTCTCAATCCTTTACATGATCTTGATTTGGATGTTTAATCTGCTCCCGTTGGTATCGATGGTGGAGGGCTACTTCGCCGATGGAAGCTGGCATAAACAGTTGCCGTACTTCATGTGGTATTGGTACGATTGGCATCAGCCTGGTTATTTCGAGGTGACCTTCCTGCACCAGAACTGGGGTGGATTTGTGTCGGCCGTATTCTACCTGTCGACCGATCTTATGTTCTGTGCCATCGTGTTGCTGATTTGTTTACAGTTCGACATTGTGGCATATCGGCTAAAGCATGCCCTGCCGGACGATCATCAGGAGCTGACCGAGTGCGTTCGCATACATCAGACGGTGATCGAGCTGTGCAGTGAGCTGGAGCGCATGTTTTCACCCTCGCTACTGGTTAACTTTCTCAGCAGTTCGGTCATTATCTGTCTGGTGGGATTTCAGGCGACGGCCGATATTACCAGGGCGGATCTTTTCAAGTTTGTGCTGTTTCTCGTCTCGTCGCTGGTGCAGGTCTTTCTGCTGTGTTACTATGGTAACAAACTCATCGTTGCG agCTCTCAAATCCCGTACAGTGCCTTCGAGGGGCAATGGATTGGAGCATCCGTTTCTTACCAGCGATCCTTGCTGTTCGTTATGTTACGCTCAACCACGGTGCAGAAGCTTACTGCGCTTAAATTCTCCGTCGTTTCGTTGGCCAGCTACTCAAAGGTATT GGCGTTTCTCTCCAATTTAGGTTTCGTTGATAATGATGCTAAATATGCTCTGCGTTCCTACCCTACAGATACTAAGCACATCGTTCTCGTACTTCACACTGCTGAAAGCTATGTACGAACCAAATGA
- the LOC128709429 gene encoding 60S ribosomal protein L6, with product MAPTETKAAAPAKVGKKVRKDRKKEQKVNKYPASLLTSGMYRIVRRKMIKKRPQPVAGGEKKIKKPVFVVKKIGGAKNGGERKVLLRKNKADLPTRRFARKRPAKSYFRNHKRNIRRSLKPGTVLILLAGRHKGKRVVLLKVMQTGLLLVTGPFEVNACPMRRIEQNYVIATKTRVNLEKLKLPEHINDRYFRRILPKKDTRVERDIFSRKEFKYVPTEQRKADQKVVDAVVKAAIKEHPEGKLVMRYLKSMFSLRSNMFPHRMQF from the coding sequence ATGGCCCCTACGGAAACAAAGGCCGCCGCGCCGGCCAAAGTTGGCAAAAAGGTGCGAAAGGACCGCAAAAAGGAGCAGAAGGTCAACAAGTACCCGGCCAGCCTGTTGACGAGCGGCATGTATCGTATTGTGCGCCGCAAAATGATCAAGAAGCGCCCACAGCCTGTGGCGGGTGGCGAGAAGAAGATCAAGAAGCCCGTCTTTGTTGTGAAGAAGATTGGCGGTGCGAAGAACGGCGGCGAGCGCAAGGTGCTGCTGCGTAAGAACAAGGCCGATCTGCCGACGAGGCGTTTCGCTCGCAAGCGCCCGGCCAAATCGTACTTCCGCAACCACAAGCGCAACATCCGCCGATCGCTCAAGCCAGGCACGGTGCTGATCCTGCTTGCTGGCCGCCACAAGGGCAAGCGGGTGGTGTTGCTGAAGGTAATGCAGACcgggctgctgctggtgacCGGTCCGTTCGAAGTGAACGCTTGCCCGATGCGCCGCATTGAGCAGAACTACGTCATCGCCACCAAGACGCGCGTCAACTTGGAGAAGCTGAAGCTGCCGGAACACATCAACGATCGGTACTTCCGTCGCATCCTCCCCAAGAAGGATACCCGCGTTGAACGGGACATCTTCTCCCGGAAGGAGTTCAAATACGTGCCGACCGAGCAGCGCAAGGCCGACCAGAAGGTGGTGGACGCCGTGGTAAAGGCTGCCATCAAGGAACACCCGGAGGGCAAGCTGGTCATGCGCTACCTGAAGTCGATGTTCTCGTTGCGTTCCAACATGTTCCCGCACCGTATGCAGTTCTAA